GATCAATCGGCTTGGCCTGAAGGTCTTGCCGGGCGAACACCCGATTGTGCCCGTCATGCTCGGGGACGCCGTGCTCGCAGGCAAGATGGCTGAACTGCTGTTGCAACGCGGCGTGTATGTCGTGGGCTTTTCTTTCCCGGTGGTCCCGCAAGGCAAAGCCCGTATTCGCACGCAGATGTCGGCGGCTCATACCCGCGATGATCTGACGTTCGCGCTCGAACAGTTTGCAGCCGCGAAACAGGAACTGGGGATTTGAACGACGCCATGACTCCTGCCTTAACGAGCCTGACGGAAGCGAACCCGGCGCAGTTCCCTGCGCCGCAGCCGCTGCTGTATGGCTCGCTGCGACTGGAATCGCGTTACCTGCTGTCGCCATTGGCCGGGTTTACGAACCTGCCCTTCCGTCGGATCTGTCGCGAACTCGGCGGCGTCGGTCTCTGCACGACCGACCTCGTCAGCGCGCGGGGCTTGCTTGAGCGGACCCCGAAGTCGATGCAACTGGTGGAAACCTGTCCGGAGGACAGTCCGTTCGCTGTCCAGATTTTCGGAAGCGTACCGCAGGAGATGCGGGATGCCGCCCAGTACCTGGAATCGACCGGCGTGCATTCGGTCGACATCAACATGGGCTGCCCGGTGCAGCGGATTACCGGGAGCGGCGCAGGCTCGGCGATGATGTGTTCGACCGACGCAACGCTATCGGTCGTGCAGAGCGTTGTCGAAGCGGTGTCGATTCCGGTGACCGTCAAGATGCGGCTGGGTTGGGACGATTCGCAACTCACCGCGCCGGCCTTCGCCCGTGAGTTCGAACAGATCGGCATTGCTGCC
This window of the Planctomicrobium piriforme genome carries:
- the dusB gene encoding tRNA dihydrouridine synthase DusB; the encoded protein is MTPALTSLTEANPAQFPAPQPLLYGSLRLESRYLLSPLAGFTNLPFRRICRELGGVGLCTTDLVSARGLLERTPKSMQLVETCPEDSPFAVQIFGSVPQEMRDAAQYLESTGVHSVDINMGCPVQRITGSGAGSAMMCSTDATLSVVQSVVEAVSIPVTVKMRLGWDDSQLTAPAFAREFEQIGIAAVAIHGRTRAQGFTGTVNPDGIRKVVEAVDRIPVIGNGDIRTVDDARRMFEVTGCHGISIGRGALANPWIFRQLVAWETTGVVPSPGNFDDRLQLMLRQFAYLQAQVGAPRAIRMFRKMGHWYLKAMQVHKSLRHEFQLAGTLEEIDQAIEAIRQAGPTHGNRSGVLPDMHIPVPSGPVERW